The genomic interval GTGTAATTTTTGATAATAAACAACTCCAACATACACATCCATTGGAAATTTTTTACCTGTTCTCCCGTCATACATAATCTCCTTCCCACTGTGCTTGAATCCATAGCTCTCCATTATATCCTTAATATCGTTTAATTTTTCACCTAAAAATGCAGAGCCATCGACTATTTTACCTCTTAAGGATGCAGCCTTTCCTCCCAGGGATTCCATAAACATACCAACGGTCATTCTTGATGGAAATGCATGAGGATTGATCATTACATCGGGTACTACCCCATCTTCGGTATAAGGTAAGTCTTCCTGACTTACCAACATCCCCACAACTCCTTTTTGACCGTGTCGTGAAGCAAATTTATCTCCTATCTCTGGAATTCGCATATCCCTTACTCTAATTTTATACATTTTACCACCCTCTACTGACTGAGTCATTATGACAGTGTCAACAACACCATTCTCAGATGGTCTTACACCAATCGAAGTATCCCTCCTATACGGCCCCTTAACCTCAAATTCCTTATATTCTTCCATAAACCTAGGTGGAGATGTTCGACCTATCAATATGTCACCCCCATTAACCACCGATTCATGCATAATAGCCCCATCTTGTTCTAGCAAGCGGTAAGATTTTTCTCCCCTATAACCACGAATATTTGCCTCCGATGACGGAATTTCAAAAGTATCCTTCATACCTCCTGGATATTGTTTTGCTTCAGCTTCGTAAACCCGATAAAAAAAAGTTCGTGCTAATCCTCTATCAACAGATGATTTACTGAATACTACTGCATCCTCAATATTATATCCTTCAAAAGGAAGTACCGCCACAACGCAATTCTGCCCCGTTGGTCGCTCGTCCAATCCAAGTAAATTAATGGCCTTGGTTGTAACGACTGGCATTTGGGGATATAGCATAAAGTGTTGTCGTACATATGTGCTTGCATTCATGAGAGGTGTTGAAAATCCAAGACTTTGTTTAGCCATAGCACTTTCGTAAGTATTTCTTGGAGACTGATTGTGTTCAGGATAAGGAATTATTGATGCGCCTACCCCAAGTATTGATGATAGGAAAATCTCAACATGAGTATGCTCATTAGTGATATTTTTTAGTTCACTTGCAATATAACAATTCTCTTCTTCATTAGCGTCAACCAATTCAATAATTCCCATATACAACAAATCAGTCCATGACAAAAATTTTTTTGAGATCTTATCGATAACTTCCTTTGTTAATAATATATTCCCATCCTTAACTATTGCGAGAGGCCTCAAGACTCTGCCCGAATTACAACTAATATACAACCTCTTAGTTGCATTATCATTGAGCGAAGAATAGAAATATATTCCCATATGTGGATGCATTCTTCCGGATCTCCTCATAGTACGTAACCTATTAGCAAGTGAGCCACCGTCTTCGATATATCCTATTAATCTGCCATCGACAAAAATTCTCGCTCCCTTTTGCTTTAACTCATCATTTGTTTCGTTTACATTTTGTACTCCCAACTCATATAGCTTTTCGATTACATCTGATGATAATACACTCACTGAAATTACAGCAGATAATGCCAGATTCTTAACTAATCCACAATTAGAGCCTTCAGGGGTTTCAGAAGGACAAATTCGTCCGAAATGGGTTGCATGAAGATCCCTTGCCTCAAAATTTGGTTGACTTCTACTCAGAGGGGATTGAATTCGCCTCAAGTGGCTCACTGTTGACATGTAATTAGTTCTATCCAATAGCTGTGTAACACCAACTCTGCCTCGTCCCCAATTGCCAGTTGCGATAGCATTATTTAGCTTGTCTGAAATTATGCCAGGGCGGACTGCTGCAGCAACTGCATTAATACCTCGCTTTTGACCAGATCTCTCTAATTGATATTTCATATCTCGAATCAGATTTCTGAATGCTGTTCTAAACAAATCAGCTAACATTTGGCCAGCAAATTTGATGACTTTGTTTCCGTAATGGTCTTTGTCATCAGGGTCTATCCAATTGAGATTTAGTTCTATTAATTTGCATGCAGACTCGCCCAAAAATAAAGCCTTTTCATAACGATTGTCTGGATTTTTCCCTAAATGCGGTAACAAACCCCAATCCAGTAAAGTTTCAGCTCTTTTGATTTGAAATTCTTCCAACATGCCTGGAGCAATCCTCTTGCTTATGTAAATAATAGCATCTCTGCTAGTTGTTACCTCTCCAGATTTTTCAAACGATGGTTCCAATTCGTCTTGAATTGTATCGTTAAGTGAAACCGCATTAGCTATGTCTTTATCAGACTCTAGTCCTAATGCTCTTATCAAAATAATTAATGGAATATCAACCGGAGATCCAGGTATTTTAGAAACTATTGAACCATCAGGTCTCATTATTAATTCCAATTTAGCTCTATATCCAACAATGGATGAGTAGACCTTAGCTTTATACAACATAGTTCCAGAGGTTTCTTCAATATCTACTATGATCTTATTGTATGACAAGTCTTCTAATCCTACGATTACTCTTTCTGAACCATTAATAATGAAGTAACCGCCTGGATCTTTTGGATCTTCTCCTACATCAACTAGTTTTATCTCTGAGTAATTGTGTAGCATACATGCATTTGATTTCACCATTACCGGCATATCTCCAATATGGATAAATCGGGATTCCAACGTCTTGCCCTCTTCGACAATGCTACATTCTAGCATGATTGGAGATGCATATGTCAAATTTCGAAGTCTGGCTTCTACTGGTGCAACGTGTGTGATGGATCCATCCAATTCCATTATTCGAGGTTGCTGCATCTTTATTTTTCCCAACTTGATTTTATACGGATATTCGGCAGTCTCTATCTCAATTTCATTAACTTCATCTATTATACTTTGAAGCCCTCGTTCGATGAACTCGTTATATGAATTAAGGTGTTGTCTTGCAACACCTTCTCTCCGTAGGATATCGTTTATAATTGGCCACATATCAATAGAATTATTACTAATATTGACTGTCATAATCTAGATCAACCTTCTACTACATATCGGTAATATACACTTTCACCCGCTGTTGAGCTCTTCCTAGTGATCTTAATAACATCACCTGGCTGCGCATCCAATCCTTGTATTCCTTTATCTGAGGACATAATATATGGAAATTGGCTAGGTTTAGAATTAAATTTCTTAAAAACCTCTTCAGCTTCATCTTTTGAGAGGATTTCATGTTTAGGCTGATAGATATGATCCACAATTTTTACTTCTTTTTTTTCAGTAGACAAAAGTACTTCTCTCCTGAGCTAAACTTAAACTATGTAATAATAAAAGAATTGTCAAATATCCTATAAAATACTGGTCGATTATATATAATATTCCCCTCTCACCGTAAATACACAGAGAACAACAAGATCAAGTGCTCTAAAGTATTCAGACTTCTAGTTATCTTACCTACTGTCCATGGTTCAAAAAAAATCTATTCCGAATATAAATAAATTGAGAAAAAAAATAGAGAACAGGGGTTAATACTCATGACAAACGAATAATTAACAAAGATTTTAGTCACTCTTAATTATGCGGAGTACATATGAGAGCGTAATACATTCAATTTATTGTCCAAGTTCTTCATAACAAAAATTTCTAACCAGACCAATTGAGATTTACAAAATGTCCATTAATTTAATTAAAATAATCATCACATTAGAATAATGACGAATAATAATTCTTATATGATGACACGGGCATTATAATAGACACCCTTGTGGAAAAATGGAAATTCGCAGGTCAATACTACAAACTTAAACTCTCAGTTCATGGCAGGACTGGTAATGGGATTGACATGTTTAGGGGTTCTATATTTTCTACTTGAATCTAATTTAGCTGCTTCAACAATAGAACCGGGTTCTGATTTTGAGAATTTTGAATTGAATGAAACAACCCTTGATATGATACAAACAAATACAACGGAATCATTACATGATATTTATTACCAAATAAAGGTAGGCAACACAATTAGACCCATTATGATATCCAGTTATGAAAAT from Candidatus Nitrosocosmicus hydrocola carries:
- a CDS encoding DNA-directed RNA polymerase subunit B — its product is MTVNISNNSIDMWPIINDILRREGVARQHLNSYNEFIERGLQSIIDEVNEIEIETAEYPYKIKLGKIKMQQPRIMELDGSITHVAPVEARLRNLTYASPIMLECSIVEEGKTLESRFIHIGDMPVMVKSNACMLHNYSEIKLVDVGEDPKDPGGYFIINGSERVIVGLEDLSYNKIIVDIEETSGTMLYKAKVYSSIVGYRAKLELIMRPDGSIVSKIPGSPVDIPLIILIRALGLESDKDIANAVSLNDTIQDELEPSFEKSGEVTTSRDAIIYISKRIAPGMLEEFQIKRAETLLDWGLLPHLGKNPDNRYEKALFLGESACKLIELNLNWIDPDDKDHYGNKVIKFAGQMLADLFRTAFRNLIRDMKYQLERSGQKRGINAVAAAVRPGIISDKLNNAIATGNWGRGRVGVTQLLDRTNYMSTVSHLRRIQSPLSRSQPNFEARDLHATHFGRICPSETPEGSNCGLVKNLALSAVISVSVLSSDVIEKLYELGVQNVNETNDELKQKGARIFVDGRLIGYIEDGGSLANRLRTMRRSGRMHPHMGIYFYSSLNDNATKRLYISCNSGRVLRPLAIVKDGNILLTKEVIDKISKKFLSWTDLLYMGIIELVDANEEENCYIASELKNITNEHTHVEIFLSSILGVGASIIPYPEHNQSPRNTYESAMAKQSLGFSTPLMNASTYVRQHFMLYPQMPVVTTKAINLLGLDERPTGQNCVVAVLPFEGYNIEDAVVFSKSSVDRGLARTFFYRVYEAEAKQYPGGMKDTFEIPSSEANIRGYRGEKSYRLLEQDGAIMHESVVNGGDILIGRTSPPRFMEEYKEFEVKGPYRRDTSIGVRPSENGVVDTVIMTQSVEGGKMYKIRVRDMRIPEIGDKFASRHGQKGVVGMLVSQEDLPYTEDGVVPDVMINPHAFPSRMTVGMFMESLGGKAASLRGKIVDGSAFLGEKLNDIKDIMESYGFKHSGKEIMYDGRTGKKFPMDVYVGVVYYQKLHHMVADKIHSRARGQVQMLTKQPTEGRARGGGLRFGEMERDCLIAYGASMMLKDRLLEESDKAEINVCERCGLLSYFDTKQRKYVCRVCGDKAKISNVIIAYAFKLLLQEMMSLNVAPRLLVKEKV
- a CDS encoding DNA-directed RNA polymerase subunit H, yielding MSTEKKEVKIVDHIYQPKHEILSKDEAEEVFKKFNSKPSQFPYIMSSDKGIQGLDAQPGDVIKITRKSSTAGESVYYRYVVEG